The DNA segment CTCTGGCCCCCCTCAGGGAGACCCACACAGAACATGTTGTCCGTCAGACGCGGTAAATTGTGTCTGcgcttcttcagttcagtgaACGAATGTCGGCACGTCTCTTGGTCCACCACAGGGAGCTCCGCATAGTTCAGATTCTTTGGGATGCGCAGGGGGTAGATATCGACGATGCCAAAGCCTGACGCTACTCTGAAAATCAGCAAGCAAAAGAGGCGGATTTACATCGTGAAGATGGACCAAAAGTAAGATCTGATCATACCAGACACAAACACCAGAGGTTCTTATTCACCCCATCATGCCGGCGACGTATTTACGGTTCTCTGCTGGCAAACATATCGGCATGATGGCTGCGTTGAATGTGAGTGGTTGCTGCAGTCGGATCAAGGCGATGTCGTTGTCGCGGTCCAGGCCGTCCGAGTTGTTGTATTCTGGGTGGATATGGACGGAGGCCGCCAGTATGGGGGACTTCAGCAGGGCTTTAAGGTTAGTGTGACCCAGGTGGACCTGCACACACCAGAGCCTGCGTCAGAACCTGGACGGGCACAGCGTGAAGGTCCACGCCGGGTCTCACCTGGACGGCCTCGCTGGACATGGATTTTCTGCTGTGCTTCAGATCGTGAGCGGCGGTCAGAATCCAGCGCTCTGCGACCACCACGCCACCGACTCGTACGCCTTCTATATTTAGTAGCACTTGCCAGGGGACGGCGCCGgctggagcttctctgcctCCAAGGATCCTCTCATAGTCAGCGATGATTCTTGTGGGTTTGCCACAGACTGGATGAGAAGCACACAAATACAGTTCCCCTTTATTCAGAAGTCGCGTTGTATCAAAACACGCTCGGCCGGGCTGTTTGGCTACCAGGTGTGCAGGTGAGGGGCAGATCTTGGTGGACGgatctccacttcctgtctgcttcaCAGGTGAAAGTGACTGAGGATCAGATGGAAATATTAGCATTCATCATGTAGCCGAGACATGAAAACGCCGATTCCACTGACTGGATTGTTTTACCATTTTCACCCCAGGGGAAGGAGTAAAACGGTTCGTTGCAGTGATACTGGATCACAGAATCCTGCTGATTCTGAGAACCTGACAGCAGGGTCACGCCTCCGTTCAGCAAAGGTTCCGGTTCCTCGCACCCACTGGCTGTAAAACAACAGAACATTTGGCTCACTAAAATCCTCTTTTAACCGAACCAATGGCCTATCTGTACTGTCCCCATCCCTTAGACCAGaggtgtccaaacccagtccagtCCAGCTGGGCTCTCCATCATAAAACACCTTAACTATGGAACgtgggatcccaggtgaaagtCTACCTGGTCGGACGGCTCCAGTTATTGGATCGGGTGGTTTGCGGCCCCTGAGGACCGGGTTTGGACACCCCTCCTTGGACCATTACCAGAGGAGCTGTAGCTGAGACTCCAGCCACGACTCAAGCCTTCATCCCCGGTCTTGTAGTCTAGTCTGATGGTCCTGGAATCTGTAGCTATCACACCAGGACTCCTTCCTCCGCACAGCATCATCGGCTCACTGTCTGGGACGGTCACCTGGAAGGTGGGACATTTCAGGAGAAGCGTTTTTAATATCCAAGTCTCTCTGAGAGACACTTCTGTACCTGCAGCCAGTGATGGAGGCACCTGGGGCCGTCTTCAGCGTCTTCACCGTCTTCACTGTGGCACGTGGAAGTCGGTGAAGTTTAGGGTGACAGTGAAGTGGTCCTCCACGGAGATGACGTATGTGCAGGACAGGTTAGGAGGTGAGGGATGGGGGGTATCTTGGACTAGACAGACGTCCCTCTTGTTTAAAATATGTGAGCATTACATGACACTGGACACCAGGAGAAAATGTTGAGGGTTCAGGAAGGAAAAAGTGATCACTCTCGGCCTTATGGTGCACAGAGTACTCACACAAGCATGTCTGGTGGTCCGGCTGAAGTGTGTATCCACTgtagcaggagcagtaataGGAACCAACGGTGTTGACGCACATCTGGGAGCAGACGGAACCTGAGCCGTTCTTTGGGTCGGCCTTCGAACACTCGTCGACGTCTGTTAACGTGTCCATTGAATTTAGGTCCTTTGGGTGTATTTTTATACAGAATCATGGCGTCAATGACGTAGGAGAAAGCAGAAATCTAAAACTGACCTATTTTCTTGAAGTTAACCAAGAAGCCGGTGTGCTGATGGAACTCTGGATTGAAATCAGAAGTTTGGAAAATGATGGTCATTTTTTTGCCTTCGGAGGTGATGGGTTCGGCTGAGAGCTGCGTTAAGTTCTGACCACAGACCTTACTGATGGTCTCACCATGCTTAACCTgagataaagaaaaggaaaatgtcatttctgtgGAGTGAGCTTCAGAGGATTGTCTGACCACTTCTCAACAGCTCAGCGGCTGATCCTGCTGCCGTTCAGACTCTTCAAATGTTACACAAGCTTCCGCTACTAAACGAAAATCAGATTACTTAGAAAAGGGAACAACTTTACTGGGTGACGGCAGCCCTTTAGATTGGTGTGTTGATAGGAGTGAGTACTTCACACTTCGTATTGATAATGGGTTCAAAAATGACTCTGACCGTGAGTGAATCCAGAGAGCAGTCTCGAGAGGGGTTTATATCCACGTGTGTCAACTTTAGCTGGATCCGGAAGCCCTCCGGAGCCCAGAGATGCCATTGCTTCATCAGGTTGGGAGGATACGGCTTTGGATAGTCAGGGGACCGAAGCGTCCCGGACATAACTTCAGCCTGCTGTCTGCACCggcacacagacaaacacacaatcctGCACACAGACAGCATTTAAAGAACCGGCTCAATATTTGGAACATTCAAAGCTTGCCTTCAAACAGTTCCAAGCTTTACCATACAGCAAAGAAGGTCCGTTCCATGTTTGCTTTAGCGAAGCTGTCAACGGTTTTAGTTTAATGTCTCATGTAGAAACGGACTGTTGtggctgtgctgtgttgtgctTTCCAATGGAATTAACCTTCAAGAATTTAGTTATCTTGGTGTTTACCGAGGACCACAGTCCACGATTGCTCAATAAGTGTGACTGGCGCAGATTACGAGAAACCGCCATCCTAGTTTTGCTGGGGTGACATTAACCACTGCAGTTcaatttaatttcagttttatttgtaTTGTGCCTCTGAGACGGTCTCAGCCTGATTCTGCAGGCAGTTTCAAGCGACAGTGGTAAAGTGTGACATTGCTTTTTGGAAAGTTCTGACACTTTTGTGAAACGTTATTAGGAAACCGTATTGTTTTATCAGCATGTTAGCAGCAGCCCTAAAtgctccttttccctcttttgttgATGTCGGATTAACTCTGGATCAAACCAAGAACATTATAGTGCACAATTATTTGCAAAGTTAGCAGAGCATCAATTTAGCAACACAGAAGCAAATTTGGTGACAGGCTTTGACTCGTGTTTTCGTTTAGACATTA comes from the Takifugu rubripes chromosome 7, fTakRub1.2, whole genome shotgun sequence genome and includes:
- the LOC115250377 gene encoding complement C1r-A subcomponent-like isoform X1 — translated: MERTFFAVWIVCLSVCRCRQQAEVMSGTLRSPDYPKPYPPNLMKQWHLWAPEGFRIQLKLTHVDINPSRDCSLDSLTVKHGETISKVCGQNLTQLSAEPITSEGKKMTIIFQTSDFNPEFHQHTGFLVNFKKIDVDECSKADPKNGSGSVCSQMCVNTVGSYYCSCYSGYTLQPDHQTCLSSGCEEPEPLLNGGVTLLSGSQNQQDSVIQYHCNEPFYSFPWGENVTFTCEADRKWRSVHQDLPLTCTPVCGKPTRIIADYERILGGREAPAGAVPWQVLLNIEGVRVGGVVVAERWILTAAHDLKHSRKSMSSEAVQVHLGHTNLKALLKSPILAASVHIHPEYNNSDGLDRDNDIALIRLQQPLTFNAAIMPICLPAENRKYVAGMMGVASGFGIVDIYPLRIPKNLNYAELPVVDQETCRHSFTELKKRRHNLPRLTDNMFCVGLPEGGQSSCLGDNGGPFALSDDGQFWAAGIDSWGVDCGKQGTYRVYTKVANYLDWINQTIHDNGGF
- the LOC115250377 gene encoding complement C1r subcomponent-like isoform X2; protein product: MMLCGGRSPGVIATDSRTIRLDYKTGDEGLSRGWSLSYSSSASGCEEPEPLLNGGVTLLSGSQNQQDSVIQYHCNEPFYSFPWGENVTFTCEADRKWRSVHQDLPLTCTPVCGKPTRIIADYERILGGREAPAGAVPWQVLLNIEGVRVGGVVVAERWILTAAHDLKHSRKSMSSEAVQVHLGHTNLKALLKSPILAASVHIHPEYNNSDGLDRDNDIALIRLQQPLTFNAAIMPICLPAENRKYVAGMMGVASGFGIVDIYPLRIPKNLNYAELPVVDQETCRHSFTELKKRRHNLPRLTDNMFCVGLPEGGQSSCLGDNGGPFALSDDGQFWAAGIDSWGVDCGKQGTYRVYTKVANYLDWINQTIHDNGGF